tcacactgtcccgatttttatatacgatggacacccgaatgcgaaaattgtaagttcgtacgaagttggtcccgatctcgttaaaataccaaaaagtgaccgaagtaagtacgatgaataacgaagtctatacgatggtgccgaaattatatacgatagcaaaagatggacatacgaaggttaaccgaagacgggtatttaagcttcatatctcagccgaagcctacacgatggatcacgaaggctacacgatggattacgaaggctgcacgatggattacgatgatggcgcgatgtccatacgatgtctaaaagatacgagcagaatttcgacaacatatcgtttctgtacaagtctcccatgcatggcgggaaatcgatctttttgtctaattcttataaaacttagtttattatcccctcgcctactacatgtaagttgcgtgtagataaaattgttatggacactctagaaccaaaatactcaaaacttggtatggtgttactcgttaagaatatcttaagcgctattgactttaaagttcaaaggtcaatgtcacagtggcagttgtaatacaaggcaatatcacccttgtggacactctaaaaccaatatgcttcaaaagattttaaccacatttggtatattgttcctccttgtaatgatctgacattttttacgttcaaggccaaaggtcaaggtcatgcagatggacttgttttttctccttgaaatagcataatacacaggaaattggttgctaatttttttacctgctggttctaaagacaatattaaaggtattccagttactgaatattttggttgatttcttaaaaaatagtttatgtatcaaatatgcatattcaatttactattttctgcatgtgtcatatacaaatatagtgtccatatttgtccccaatatgttacatacgaggggatgccacgctcggcattgccttgtttgaactgtaaaatgtgtgcactagtctgaataatcacccataattatgcccatgtttactgatctatcttaaaggtaaggtaatgggttcgttgatcccttttattcaaaaagagctctttccaggagaatatcataataataatagacaaaaggaaggatgtggggaaagcaacaaatgcggcaaaatatgacatatagaaaacaaaatggttatggagtaaacattcgtgtgacaacaactcagacgatacataaaaaattagaataatgaagaaaaagttggtttccctatatacgtgtacctgcagtgttggtgtacgaggcgcgtttatgattttcattatgttacttgatatgaaaaattgacaaaaaataatattttacttgtaaaagtaaatcctgaacctgtaatagctgctcttcttgttccatttgaattaatagaaacaacgctgtcgcctttcttgttctcatagaatcatatgatatgagctccatggtttgtgaacgtctttcttaactgtcgtattagactgaccagtgcatatcgcgcatggcactttaaatgtattttagcgcgaaaattaacttacatttagctggatttattgccgtcgtagttccatcttgtcgccttcgtacttttattcgatggcaacacgacgggattacgaggtcttcacgaagtcgtgttgctaTCGTtagaccttcgggtatcttcgtgattcattagtgtagacatcgtaatgtcaaaactgcccgatggaaacgatggaaacacgaatgcaatacgatgtgcaaagatgcattcccggtgacattacgatggtgaggatggtgatacgaactcaatacgaaccctcaacatcggacgcaccttcggggattttttaacatgttaaaaaatttagaacccttcccgaagttgtccccgaaagCTAGAAAAAGttgccgatggttctacgatggttaaagatggcactacgaatagccagatctggatacgatcagtcccgattttgaaaatttccattatcgtgttgccatcggcgtaaaaatcgggacagtgtgacgcgggcataagaAAAGCCACGGGAATCTATAtctttggaccaaaaaatactgtctgattatttttttcattctatCAAGGgttcttttaaactttttaaagtctgtatctcgaaaaatgCTATCATTGctgcctatggggaaattaattgtttattacaATCTTAAGCACTTTTGATTTGAACTCGGCCAAAGGGAGAGAACACATTTCTTTTTCTATGTACTTTGAATGATCAAAATTTATTCatgcatttgtaaatatgtttgttcatgcattatatcttatttgttatattgttgtactatcatgcctcatgtgaggcctttagtgaaataaaatgtttcaatgtttcaatgtttcaatgtttcaatgtttcaaaatacaGAATTTCATGATCAACAAACAACTATATTACGAAGTATTGCTTTGTAAGGCTTTATCAATTGTAACTGCTTGAAAGTATATGTCTCTGTTTAATTGACATTGAAACTATGTGGCAGgtgagattgattgattgttagttgctttgtgtccagtggcaaacatttcatgcatttttagGCAGTTTCAGGTTAGAGAATATTATATTATACTACTAGTAAATGATAACATAGCACACATCTGTATAGAAAATCTAAATTATTCTGTGAAAAATATGACATAACCTGTTAGTTTGCAATAAATGTTAGGTCTGATTGTTGAGATAATAATGATTGACGCTTCCTTCATGTCCTTGAATACACCAATATTTATAActagatataaggagatgtggtatgagtgcaaatgagataacactccatccaagttacaatttgtataagtaaatcattataggtcaaagtatcgtcttcaacacagagcctagtCTCcaaccaaacagcaagctataaagggcccataacatgacttgtgtaaaaccattcaagcgggaaaactaattatctatttaaaaaacgagaaacgataatcacttatgaaccacatcaacaaacaacaactatactgaacatcagattcctgacttagcaCAGGTGCAAACAATACTAGACTGGGTTTGAAAGGCAAAATGAATGTTTaagatttgaattaaattgacTGTAGTTTCAATCGCACATTGCGCGAATGTTAAACTCCGGACTTGTGTTCATCCTGGAGGAATTTGTTGGTGGTGACAGAATTTTTTATGGTTTAAGTCAAAATTTCCAAGCGTTCATCAATTTAACACTGTAAAAAGATCTTTGAATATTTGTTTATCGGTAATaacattaattttgttatcaattgatcattaaaacataattataaatatataagtatttAGTAATAGTAAGTAACACTCACGGTTCTACATCCTGTCGTTGGCGTTATCttggcattgtacaaggtcatgtttAAACGCTCCATTGGATTATTTACTGATTGGTATTTTATcttcaaaaaatgattttgttttgctTGTTTACGGCTtggaattggttttttttattaactgcgaGTGCTCTTAGATCGATTCTTTGTGTTgttactcttctttttttttaaagttttttgagGTCTCTGTAACGATCTGACGAGTCTCTTTTCGACTAATTTGTTCTAGTGTGCTCTTATTTTGTGCTGTTATTCCACTGAACCAGATTAGAGAGAAGATATGGCACCTAGAGTAATATTGAACGCCGCCACACATATTAtgtgtcctaagtcaggagctgTAATGTTTGTCATTTGCTGTTGAAATCATATtgttttcgtttgtttgttgtttgttgttttttgggtttttatttttttcataaatcggTTCTTTCGTtggcttttttatttatttattttgtcgtGTCGGGGCCTGTTATAGATTGATATGTgatatgtgttttgctcattgttgaacccTGTGACATATAGTTGCTAACATTTAAGCCATTTTGGATTCTTGTAgaaagttgtcgcattggcaattcTACCACATATTCAGCTCAACCGTTTTAATTTTTCTAACTTCGAGCCATGATGTTCCAACGTTAActtcaaatataaataattcaaataaagcaTGTTCCACTCTAAAACATACAACCGGTAACAACAAAAGTAGTTCCTGCAACAACAAACCAATTACGATCAAAGTTTTGTCATACCAAAATTCCTGTAAAACCGTAGTCAAGTTAATTTTGTCAGTAGATTTAATGATTTCGTTTTAGAAAATGCTTAAAATGGCGAATTAAAAAAAGGATGTGTATCGAAAgcatatataaacatttttttttcagtagaTTTACTGATTTCGTTTTAGAAAATACTCAAGATGAAGAATTAAAAATGGATGTGTATTGTGTATGACAGAACGAAAACGAACATTTAGCaacttttccatttgtaaaggagcattCAAAACTcttacttgatctgtgttttttttttttttttgtggtaataagcattgtggtTAAGTTTCAGcacatttggttgatgcaaactaaagtcagagaatggaaacgaaaaattcagcattttttcttttgtaaaggggcataactctagaacagtaaaagtgacgccaccaaaattcaccCTTGATATGTGTTtcgtggtaataagcattgtgtacaagtttcataacatctgaatgaggcaaactaaagttaagaaCGGAAAACAATTTACGTCCCGTATGTACAGACGGACAACGATAAAACTTATGCCCCTTTCGGTACGGGTTGGGGTGGGGTCATAAAAATTGCACCATACGACTTTTTGACGAACAATCCTAAATTCAGGTAAAATAATTTTTCTAGGACTGTTCAAATTTTTAGCCATATATTATGAAgtcaaattaaactttttaaatattcgACTTTTTCCTATTCCGTCACCGCACCATTATACATGGTTTTTGCACTTCAAGATTAATCAATTCAAAAATGGTGTTGTGTTATAGACAGTGAACAACGTTATTGCTTATTGGAGAAAGGCAATTATTTGTtgaaatcaataaatttatacgtAATTTGgatatcaaaatttagaatttttagtTTCCGTATTCATattgaaacaggaagatggaCAAATAATCTCAGACAAGTTCAAATCTGTAGTATGCGTAAAGAAAATATCGGAGACGAGTTTTCTTCCCATGTAAATATCATGAATTCATGTACCTAGATAGTACATAAACAACCCAAATATCACGAAATTGTTTGGTATTTTTTCATTGTCGAAGTCTACATGagtataaataaacttatcatactAAGATGAATTAATTAAAtgttaaaaccagatgctccacagggcgcagctttatacgaccgcataggtcgaaccctgaacggttggggcaagtatggacacaacattcaagctggatacagctctaaattttggattgtgattaaatagttgacacagcataggtttctgacacagaatgaatgaggtctaatgaacttaaaattttgttttttgattttgagcaattcactttgctgttgaatattaatcctctaaaaaaaattttgaagaaattttctttttataatttctgaaatctgaaataagaaaaattgatcCCCCTTTTTtccacctccccctttcccttattccaaaaatgatctcaattcaaatttctaatggagtttgaaacaataactactcatttaaatacatcataaagtatttaatataaaatttcatacaatcatggttaaaattaatattaattaatagtaacttctaaaataATATATgggggacacagatgatgcccccgctagcatatataacgttataaagggacataactcaagaactgtaaaagtgaagctaccAAAAATTGAACGTAAACTGAGTTTAGAGTTAGTAAGCATTAtgtacacatttcattaaattgagttgagacaaacttaagttaagagaacagaaacaaaaaaattcttcaatttttccacttttAAAgaggcataaccctagaatggtaatcaaaatgcttgtaatcactgaatggtaaagattgctttaatttatcagttggtagtaaaagtgaatattgcattgtatattgtatatagcattgatttaagttgattcaactattattctggacaaagagagataactctaattttcaaagaaaatttcataaagcattggttttcggtgattcaacaaccattctggacaaagaaagataactccaatctattgtcttgaaactacaaaaatgctcgtttttttaccctttttggccctttattcctagtcTGTTTGCCCCATGacccttaaaatatatcccaaccttctacttatggtataaaacattgtggtacaagttcagaacaattgaaatacttgtacacaacttattgtcttgCAATAGATAAATTCTTGTTTAGGGCCCCCTactcctaaaccttagggacaataacccccaaaatcaatcccaaacttccttttgtggttataaacattgtgttaaaattttattgatttctatttacttacactaaAGTTGTTATCTGGAAACCGctgacgacgccgacgacgacgtgatactaatatacgaccgcaaaatgttttgcggtcgtataaaaatactcGTTTCAATATACAGTTCATTGAACATATTTATTCCGTCATGCAtaattatttattgtattatcGCATGTTACAGATTTGAAACTTCTTATTAACTTCTTGCATGAAAATAAGGTGTGGTAGAATGTCAACGTGACAACTATCCACACACGTGTTTGGTATCCTGGTTGTTGTATTCTCCACTGACCGTCGTGGAGAGTTGGTGTCACAATGGAGTTGTAGTTTGATGTTGGAATTAATTGGGTTAAGTATTCAAATAGTTCAAATGCCTTCTCTATGTTTTTCATCTGTAAATATTTCTCTTCTGATcacattaaaagattttttttttttttgtatagggATTTTGTTTTGATGGCATATGTTTaaaatgagggccctcatggggtttttgattatgtgattacttggccgtttttttaatgattatttgattattaagccaaatatttcatgattatttgattacctaggactgtatttttagtttatgattatttgattactaaagataagcaagtatttaatgattatgtgattatattggcaaaaaaatggtgattatgtgattactaggacccccccccccccccccatgaggggcctctaaAATAGTAAACAGGAGTTGCATAGACTCCAGACGATTTAAACAACGCTTGACCTACTACATGTGTTactattataccttacatatattttaaacaattctattgggtgaaacgttatcacgtgacatggaataattcagttgtttttcattcaattgcaatGTAGGATGAATAACCCTAAAATTTCcaccagcggtgaataaccctattattcaccggtgaataacctTTTGAGGTTGTTGATTTgtatttgagttatctcccatgaaaatgacgtcacagacgtaaataaacaaaatggcagcgttcacGTTACACTGGAAGCCCATCGAGAGACGAGGAAATAAGGCTTTGGAAGTGAAATGAGTGACAGCAGTCGAAGATGTCGCTCATAGAGtaacggtccttttcagggccatcactattttacaaaaagattctatTGTTGTTGTACATACGAGAAATTCAAATGAGGTATTTTCAAACGTCATTTGTttgtcatgtaaaaaaaaatagtatatatttaCTGTAAGAGTTCAAAAGGCCCttccactgttagttcggtataataaaacaattgtggccccttaaaatcgatgaatatccaaaattgtcaacccttaatagttatttcacttcgggctgcgcccttattgaaataaccttctcgtgttgacaattttggatattcacctcttcaacgggccataattgtatattgttgTAAAACCTTtaagatgtcttttttttttcgtttttatattgcGGACTCATTAAAGTTCCAtcatttatctttaaatataCAAACCATATCAACTTATTCAGAACATTACGTAATTCAAGGAAAATAACAAACAAGCGAAATtaacttttcatttttattttttataaacatggtaataaaaaatataacaacttaCTGTTTGACATTTCAATCATGTTTTCACTTAATTTGTCAGCAGTGAAACTTTTTATATAAAGCACATACTTAAgaagcaaccatttgatttttattgggaTAAAGGAACGGGTGTTGAAACAACTTTGGTcttacataaaagttaaaaaaaaatgtcaggacATAGATCGACAGTACAAGAGATGTTTTATATCAAGAAAGGAAACGAAAATAATTAATGTCAACGGCGAGACCGTCAACTGAAATCAAGGATCGCTGCTTTTCACCTCTAAAAATCAACTGGTTTCTttcttaagtacaaaacataaaatTTCATTGTCAGTAAATATTGTAAATCAAATGCATGTACGTTTTAACATCAAAGAGCACCTCAAGGTCATGACTTTACAACCTTTAACCCTCAGATTACAGAACAAATGAATCAAGTTATCAGCACTAAAGAAAAtcgtatttttaaaaaatgtacatttcgACCAGTTCTTATAGATAAATGTACAGCTCTGTCAAACAGAAGACTAAGATGTAccttttttgttgcatttattAGAATACTAAAATGTGTGCTTTTTTTAACAGGACCAtttgttttattaacaaatttttcaaaagtttttgtaACATCGCAGAAATCTTTTGTTCATTAAACTTCAATTTTACCCTTTCTAGTTAATATCAActgcaaatataaacaaataaaaaattctgtACAAAAAGTCCTACCATTCTCTGTTTTAAAATGGTTAGCTGAACCagacacatatattatatgtctctggctgAACTCACTACATTATAATGGTCATCAAAATCAAGAGGCATTTTAGGAAGAACAGTTTTTGTATTtctatataaaagaataaaatgaatGCACTAAGtcatgaaaaaaacacaacacaaaacaatagGAGCAAGTTGACACCTATTTCAAAACACATAATTTTTTATTGCGCATATTTCAGATGATCACAAATTATTTGATCacacttttttaaaacaagtttatagtAAACGTAATACAATTCTGTGTCAACAAATCAAAAGAACACATTACTGACTAAATTAAGTACGTCTAATGCCCTGATAACCTCCAGAGTTGTAATAAATATTGTAAGACATATTTACAGATGTGATTCCGACATGGGAGATTCTGTGTGGTGATAACAACTGATATGAACTATTTGTCATAGATATGAGGTCACATGTTATATATAAACGTTAATGTACAGCTGATATGAATGATCAAACTTAATTAATATTGACGATGCCATTGACTAAAAAAAATCGTTATAATAAGCAAAtctcattatataaaaaagaacattttacattatttttgacaaGAAAAAGACTACAAAAATGTGGAAATTGTTTCACATGCAATATTTGACAGTTACCAAATCAAATGAAATCAcaattaactaaaaaaaatattttaaaaagtcgtttaaattattgcatttggataatatataatactatttggcatacaaaaaattgtaaattaaaagaCAAGTAAATATCATATTTGAAGCAAATGAATGAATGCAGTTCCTTTTTCAGTTTAAATTTAAACTTTCGAGCAATTTCCCTTTTAAAACACACGTAAACATGGTTAAGCAATGAATGTATaattaactttttctttggttctATCTGatgaatatatacaaaaataaaataaaaatagcactATGAACACTACACAGTCAATATACTGGTCAATCATCTAAAATTATAATCGCTCCTCTTCCCGACGGATTCTCTGTTCCACCTGCAACATAAAATAATCAATTAATATTcagatgtatttttttatatttcactcATACAACAGTACAGAAGTTTTTGGTGTCAACGtctgcaaaataaaaaataaagttttgcaTATACCACTTTTTACGTCTTCTGTTTTAACCAAAAGTAACCCCGGTTAATTCTTGCACGTGATTTTATTACCCCAATTCTTCTCTCTTTCGGCTGGTCTAATCTAAGTATTGTACTAATTTTGTCCATTTTGAGAGTTTCGATCGGTTCCTGTTTTTAAATTAATGGTCATTCGATATGTACAATGTGGATATCAATAGTACGTCAGAAAAATAAATACCATGTAGTAAATTAGTAACAGAAGATATTGTATGATCTGTATAAGTATTTAACAAGAACATGTTCTCAGTTTTATAATTGTCAATGtgtccaaaaaaaaagaaagtgatGTAAACTCCTTTTTACGATCGGGTAACGCGGCAAACAATACATCATTGTATTGTGTAACGTTTTTGCacgttgtttttttctctctcacttAATCCGGTTCATGAATATCAGACAAGTTATACACAGATTAACGAATGAAcgtttttaaaacatgttaaatgagAATCTCGAATATTATGAGTAGTTGAAAATGGAGAAAAAGactaaaaacaataaaagaaataatGTTTTCTAGGGTTACTTGTCAAATAACCTACCCGTTGTCATTTCTTGCTGATGCATTAACCTTTGAACTGTGTCCTCCAAACGTTTGCTCGTCTTTGCTGGGGGTCCAGAAATTGGTGTACTACTTGGTCGTTTATTTGATTGTTGCATTTCACTCATTGTCACTGGCATTGCTGGGTCGTGTTGAACAGGATTCTCGGAAGCGCTGTCACTATCAGATTGAGACATTGTTTTATGAGCACCACCATTGCCTGTTTTCTCTTTAAACACATATGACAACTGCGGAAAGAATTTTTCCAAGTCTTCAAAATCAATCATTTTGTTACATTTGAGGACCGTTACGGGTAAACTGTAATAATGAATAAAAGCTTTTTCCTCGTCATCAGTACATGTCATTAAAGGAACTTTTAACACGTTTTCTAATGCGTATAGAAATTCATTTACACTACATCCACTGAAATACAGTTTACAAACAGCTTCTACTAAACAAAATTTACCGCCTCTCCCCGGACTGTTCAAGTGCATACACGAGATACTCTTACCACCTAACCATACACCTTTAATACTCTCAACAAGTAACTGATTTATACTTTTCTCTGGTCCCTTGTTTTCCTGATTGTTCGGACCTGAAGTCATATGACGAGGGAAATTACCATCCCCATTGATAACGGAATCGTTCGTATCATTTCGTGGTCGTTCTGTATTGTGTACATGCTGTCTTAGAACATTCTTTTGATTGTTATTCAAGTTAGCTTGCCTTTGAGGAGGCTGGTTCATAGCATTTGGGTTAAAACCGTTAGGAATGTGTCTTTGGTTTGTCTGTGATATGTTTTGTGGTACGCCTTGTCTAACGTTTCCGTTTTGGTGAGAGACCATTGACTGTAAAGCATTCATTGGTCCTTGGTGTGGTCCCGACATGGACGGAGGTGGTGGCATATGATGCCGCCCACCTGTTGATGATTGTGGTGCTCTCATGTTTGACTGATTGGGTGTACGCACATTCGGATTTGTTTGTGGTTTTGATGATGGATGACGTTGCGGCATCAAGTGATTATTATTTAGCATTGCAGGTCTAACGTTGGGTCTCATGTTTTGCGCCATAAACTGTCCGCGGTTTTGCATAAAATTTGCCATAGGGTTTGGAAACATCATATTGTGACCAGGTGGCATCTGACCGGGTGGTATTTGGCCCGGTGGCATTTGGCCTGGTGGCATATTGTTATTAGGTGGTTTGTTTGCTGGCATTGGTAATCCTTGTGGTTGTGAAGTAGGTCCATGATAAGATCCTGGTGATAGCTGGGGTCTCATTTGTTGATAATGATTAGGTGATGTCAATCTGTTAGGTGATTTTGGTTGCGGTGTAGAACTTCCGCTACCATTACTGTGTGTTCTTACTGGTGACTGACTTGGTCGACGTTCAGGCGTCGGGTTTCTGCTTCCATGGACAGGCTGGTTAGGCATCTGTCCGTTGACGTATGGAGGCGGTGGTCCCATGCCTGGATACATATGATGTTGTTGTTGCTGAGGATTTACAGTTACATTTGGCGGTCCATACTGCATTGCGTACATATTGTATGGATGTCTGGTGTACGAAAACATCATTCTAGGGTCCATAAAAGCAGGATGCATTTGGTTGGGATGGTACTGACCTGGAACCATGTCATGCACTGGTGATTTGGAAGTGGTTTGTTGTTCTGGTTTTGGTGTTGGTTCGATGGGTTTCTGATTCGTTTCATTGTTATTATTGCTAGGCAACTCTATATATTGTGCGTGTTGTAACGGATTTTCCATCGGAAGCtccattattttaattttacaacttttcaTAATTTCACACAAGGAAATAATTCGAGTAGTCTTAGAAAATGAGAAATTAAATCCTGCTATTTTACAAGCTTTATTCAGCAAGTCACATTCGTCGGTTTCAGGTAAAACGCCGGTCCCAGGAATATTCAATGCAGCTGCGTATTTCATAACAGACAATGGAACGAATTTATCAGCTTTTCTTTTAACGTAAGGTGAGACCGTATTGTTTACTTGTAGCCATCCACATTCCGATCCCGTTGACGCTTTATTGTCCTCTTCCTCTGTTGTCTTGCCATTCTCCGGGAATGTCTTTTTCACTAAAttataaaattctacaaaatctgacaataatACTATAAGGTCTTTGATCGAGAAAAGTTTTGTGCCGAACTCTCCGCCACAGTGCACTTGATTGATCTCGTTAAGTAGTTTGCA
The window above is part of the Mytilus galloprovincialis chromosome 4, xbMytGall1.hap1.1, whole genome shotgun sequence genome. Proteins encoded here:
- the LOC143071921 gene encoding uncharacterized protein LOC143071921, with product MTMQVKEERVDTEYHRSGQYVAGLQNQQYAQQQHQQPAAPPIFPAPGTYPVQNTSNYAVQNTSTYPVQNSSMLMPNNVQTSKPEETVSENQIDFSSVKGIFGWTSIDGVDVPYIFRKDKMFVSVRIVEQKLLNKYPNSYPDDLGKHQPLTSFFITPHECKLLNEINQVHCGGEFGTKLFSIKDLIVLLSDFVEFYNLVKKTFPENGKTTEEEDNKASTGSECGWLQVNNTVSPYVKRKADKFVPLSVMKYAAALNIPGTGVLPETDECDLLNKACKIAGFNFSFSKTTRIISLCEIMKSCKIKIMELPMENPLQHAQYIELPSNNNNETNQKPIEPTPKPEQQTTSKSPVHDMVPGQYHPNQMHPAFMDPRMMFSYTRHPYNMYAMQYGPPNVTVNPQQQQHHMYPGMGPPPPYVNGQMPNQPVHGSRNPTPERRPSQSPVRTHSNGSGSSTPQPKSPNRLTSPNHYQQMRPQLSPGSYHGPTSQPQGLPMPANKPPNNNMPPGQMPPGQIPPGQMPPGHNMMFPNPMANFMQNRGQFMAQNMRPNVRPAMLNNNHLMPQRHPSSKPQTNPNVRTPNQSNMRAPQSSTGGRHHMPPPPSMSGPHQGPMNALQSMVSHQNGNVRQGVPQNISQTNQRHIPNGFNPNAMNQPPQRQANLNNNQKNVLRQHVHNTERPRNDTNDSVINGDGNFPRHMTSGPNNQENKGPEKSINQLLVESIKGVWLGGKSISCMHLNSPGRGGKFCLVEAVCKLYFSGCSVNEFLYALENVLKVPLMTCTDDEEKAFIHYYSLPVTVLKCNKMIDFEDLEKFFPQLSYVFKEKTGNGGAHKTMSQSDSDSASENPVQHDPAMPVTMSEMQQSNKRPSSTPISGPPAKTSKRLEDTVQRLMHQQEMTTGGTENPSGRGAIIILDD